The following proteins come from a genomic window of Leptospira dzoumogneensis:
- a CDS encoding DUF2167 domain-containing protein has translation MIRRYLALFFFTAILWSLPVSAQKFETDEDLTKWIKSLKYETNLVPLSNKDGKLIANIQVPKGYKYLNPKDSKTVLEDVWGNPPTSEPGLGILFIASETPLDLGSYAITIDYVEEGHVDDEDSKEIKYDELLSELQESAKEESEQRKKDGYSGLELVGWASAPYYDSAAKKLHWAKEYKFEGTETNTLNYNIRVLGRSGYLLLNVLGDISVLKRVEGDVGRILKSVEFSEGNRYADYDSKIDSLAAYGIGGLIAGGLLKKAGLFAVIGGFLLKGAKLLIPAAIGLFYAIRRFVFGKGKPEDTTASGPSDKET, from the coding sequence ATGATTCGTCGATACTTGGCCCTTTTCTTTTTTACGGCCATATTATGGAGCCTTCCTGTTTCCGCTCAAAAATTTGAAACAGATGAGGATTTAACTAAATGGATCAAATCCTTAAAATATGAAACTAACCTAGTTCCTCTTTCCAATAAAGACGGAAAACTGATCGCGAATATCCAAGTCCCGAAAGGTTATAAATATCTAAATCCAAAAGATAGTAAGACAGTATTGGAAGATGTTTGGGGAAATCCTCCCACAAGCGAACCTGGATTAGGGATTTTATTCATTGCAAGCGAGACTCCATTGGATCTGGGGTCTTATGCGATCACTATTGACTATGTGGAAGAAGGTCATGTAGACGATGAAGATTCCAAAGAGATCAAATACGACGAATTATTATCCGAGCTGCAAGAATCCGCAAAAGAAGAAAGTGAGCAAAGAAAAAAAGACGGATACTCCGGATTGGAATTAGTTGGCTGGGCTTCCGCTCCTTATTATGATTCTGCCGCTAAAAAATTGCATTGGGCAAAAGAATATAAATTCGAAGGAACAGAAACGAATACTCTCAATTATAATATTCGAGTTTTAGGAAGAAGCGGTTATCTTCTGCTCAATGTACTCGGAGACATTTCCGTTTTAAAAAGAGTAGAAGGAGATGTAGGCAGAATTCTAAAGAGTGTTGAATTCTCCGAAGGAAATCGTTATGCAGATTACGATTCTAAAATAGACAGCTTAGCTGCTTACGGGATCGGAGGTTTGATCGCAGGAGGACTTCTGAAAAAGGCGGGATTATTTGCAGTGATCGGCGGATTCTTGCTGAAAGGAGCAAAATTACTGATCCCGGCTGCGATAGGATTATTCTACGCAATCAGAAGATTTGTTTTCGGAAAAGGAAAACCGGAAGATACAACTGCTTCCGGACCTTCCGACAAAGAAACCTAA
- a CDS encoding DUF2062 domain-containing protein — protein MNFLRTIWRIIHKQIILPFQESYAPIHEVCLGTTIGLLWSMTPLVGVQMYLGLGTWLILRLFRIRFYLPIAIAMIWITNPVTLPFFYSLFYWIGKQVLLLLGIPFQQISFDTLLSISKESESMDLISGLYHWTIFLFDKMGLPMFVGGFAFGIPLALLGYPITYRLLNSYRARRAHEEGISLQEWELKHVRKDVGLFAAKTP, from the coding sequence ATGAATTTTCTCAGAACGATCTGGCGTATCATCCATAAACAAATCATCTTACCTTTCCAAGAATCTTATGCACCTATTCACGAAGTTTGTTTAGGCACCACTATCGGTTTACTATGGTCCATGACTCCTTTAGTAGGAGTGCAGATGTATTTGGGACTAGGAACCTGGTTGATACTTCGATTATTCCGTATCCGTTTTTATCTACCTATCGCGATCGCTATGATCTGGATCACAAATCCGGTCACTCTTCCGTTTTTTTATTCTCTATTCTATTGGATAGGCAAACAGGTTTTACTTTTACTCGGGATCCCTTTCCAACAGATCAGTTTTGATACGTTATTATCTATCTCTAAAGAATCTGAGTCTATGGATCTGATCAGCGGATTATATCATTGGACAATTTTCTTATTCGATAAGATGGGACTTCCTATGTTCGTAGGTGGATTTGCTTTCGGGATCCCTTTGGCTCTACTCGGTTATCCGATCACCTATCGTTTATTAAATTCGTATAGAGCCAGAAGAGCACATGAAGAAGGTATCAGCCTGCAGGAATGGGAACTAAAACACGTTAGAAAAGATGTGGGATTGTTCGCAGCCAAAACACCTTAA
- a CDS encoding tetratricopeptide repeat protein, giving the protein MDRFHFFRNYSILASVTLVLASYSSCSGEKDEPSILEIRDLLDSGHLTESVQKAKDKALITGKMDQVHYLRGWIHYLRKEDPSAEKEYKLCLKENKNSIDCLRGLAQIEKHKQNYEKAETRYKQALVIAQATKDQEYSSMLLTDLGNLSLSQDEREEAMDWYNKSIQVKPEGSAYYGLGFVHLLDRDKVASVQSLKKGLGTEYRDLIIKAETYYLLAKLQNDFEKNPKAASESAKKAFELFPAMEKYSKSWEQYSKLSSSK; this is encoded by the coding sequence ATGGACCGTTTTCATTTTTTTAGAAACTATTCTATTTTAGCTAGCGTTACACTCGTATTGGCTTCTTATTCCTCTTGTTCAGGGGAGAAGGATGAGCCATCCATTCTAGAGATCAGAGATTTATTGGACTCCGGTCATTTAACGGAATCCGTTCAGAAGGCTAAAGATAAGGCACTTATTACGGGAAAAATGGACCAGGTCCATTATTTGAGAGGATGGATCCATTATTTACGCAAAGAAGATCCTTCTGCAGAGAAGGAATATAAACTTTGTTTAAAGGAAAATAAAAACTCTATCGATTGCCTTAGAGGTCTTGCGCAGATCGAAAAACATAAGCAGAATTATGAAAAGGCAGAAACAAGATACAAACAAGCCTTAGTGATCGCACAGGCAACCAAAGACCAAGAATACAGTTCTATGTTACTTACCGATCTCGGAAATTTATCTCTTTCTCAAGATGAAAGAGAAGAAGCAATGGACTGGTACAATAAATCCATCCAAGTAAAACCGGAAGGTTCTGCCTATTATGGACTTGGTTTTGTACATTTACTGGATCGAGACAAGGTTGCTTCTGTCCAATCCTTAAAAAAAGGATTAGGGACCGAATACAGAGATCTAATTATCAAAGCGGAAACCTATTATCTTCTGGCAAAGTTACAAAACGATTTCGAAAAAAATCCTAAGGCAGCAAGCGAGTCGGCAAAAAAAGCCTTCGAATTATTTCCAGCAATGGAGAAATACTCAAAATCTTGGGAACAATATTCCAAACTTTCCAGTTCTAAATAA
- a CDS encoding PP2C family protein-serine/threonine phosphatase: MHTAKYLFFLLGPIGFLIFLLSLTPWHKEENLRAYKGVIDLRGIQSASSGPVDLSGEWEFFWSQEPGKILESFHGNMTVPGSWNRETELHPSYERLGYATYRLKVLLPDVWVGKVLTLGLGTVWSSYRLYLDGEFQGESGGPSTSTQSSVARVQPRSFSFVPSSSQIEISIFVTNNFARQGGISSPIKLGPSEVMLSTRTRTIFTDIFAFSSLVIMGLYHISLYLYLRSSKAPLYFGFMSMAIGIRTLVTNTRLLMEFFPSINQNGIQMIEQISMMCATGLYLLFFYETFTVYASKLYIRISLAIISLFILMTLFGSLEFNSSKVAYFHLFIGITIGYVIYVIFGIDFDKENNSSYILYGSGILFLGVAIDLFYTYILKVSSHQVSHIALVLFVFLQSLVIASDRSSKYKEAKLLTEDLQTMNLELFEMKEKLVQKVEDRTRTLNDTLQQINRELEIAQNVQRKILTPPEREIKGIRFDYVYKPLEKVGGDFLDISEINPGQVRVLLADAVGHGVQASLMTMALKTEYEELKKLACPTLVLKELNGRFLRKFDTLESIFPCFVADIYLEKKEVLYASAGHPDQVLLSPDGNFELLHKTGPILGLFDDLEIEFSTYKFPTGSRLLLFSDGLIENRRKENRWSTVETIASRASTLSSVSLQKLLEELVVMEERSRGDEQRYDDITIIAIESRETPEYPA; the protein is encoded by the coding sequence ATGCACACTGCAAAGTACTTATTCTTCTTATTAGGCCCCATCGGCTTCCTCATTTTCCTTTTGTCTCTCACCCCCTGGCATAAGGAGGAAAATTTACGCGCTTACAAAGGTGTAATAGATCTCAGAGGCATCCAAAGTGCAAGTTCCGGCCCGGTAGATCTATCCGGAGAATGGGAATTTTTCTGGAGCCAAGAGCCTGGAAAAATTTTAGAATCCTTTCACGGGAACATGACTGTTCCAGGTTCTTGGAATAGAGAAACAGAATTACATCCATCTTATGAAAGATTAGGTTATGCAACCTATAGACTTAAAGTCCTTTTACCGGATGTTTGGGTGGGGAAGGTACTTACTCTAGGTTTAGGCACCGTTTGGAGTTCCTATAGATTGTACTTGGACGGAGAGTTCCAAGGAGAATCAGGAGGCCCGTCTACTTCTACTCAGTCTAGCGTTGCAAGAGTGCAGCCCAGATCTTTTTCTTTTGTTCCCAGCTCCAGTCAGATAGAAATTTCCATTTTTGTTACGAATAATTTCGCAAGACAAGGCGGGATCAGCTCTCCTATTAAGTTAGGTCCTTCCGAAGTGATGTTGTCCACAAGGACAAGGACAATCTTCACGGATATTTTTGCATTCTCCAGTTTAGTGATCATGGGGCTTTATCATATCTCCCTGTATCTATATTTAAGATCCAGCAAGGCTCCTTTGTATTTCGGATTTATGAGTATGGCGATCGGCATTAGGACTCTTGTCACGAATACAAGACTTCTAATGGAATTTTTCCCTTCTATCAACCAGAACGGGATACAGATGATAGAACAGATTTCCATGATGTGCGCTACCGGATTATATCTGCTATTCTTCTATGAAACATTTACAGTTTATGCATCTAAACTATACATAAGAATTTCTTTAGCGATCATCTCTCTGTTCATCCTAATGACCTTATTCGGCTCTTTGGAATTCAATAGCAGCAAGGTTGCCTATTTCCATTTATTTATAGGTATCACGATCGGTTATGTGATCTATGTGATCTTTGGAATAGACTTTGATAAAGAAAATAACTCTTCTTATATCTTATACGGTTCGGGTATACTATTCTTAGGAGTAGCTATAGATCTATTCTACACTTATATCCTAAAAGTTTCGTCCCACCAGGTTTCTCATATTGCACTCGTACTTTTCGTATTCTTGCAGTCTTTGGTGATCGCTTCGGATCGTTCTTCCAAATATAAAGAAGCGAAACTTCTTACGGAAGATCTACAAACTATGAACTTAGAACTTTTCGAAATGAAAGAAAAGTTGGTCCAAAAGGTGGAAGATAGGACTAGAACTCTAAACGATACCCTCCAGCAGATCAATAGAGAATTAGAGATCGCTCAGAACGTACAAAGAAAAATACTCACTCCTCCCGAAAGAGAGATCAAAGGAATTCGTTTCGACTACGTTTACAAACCTTTGGAAAAAGTGGGCGGTGACTTTTTAGATATTTCGGAGATCAATCCCGGCCAAGTTAGAGTGCTTTTAGCGGACGCAGTAGGACATGGGGTCCAGGCAAGCTTAATGACCATGGCCTTAAAAACCGAATACGAAGAATTGAAAAAACTGGCCTGCCCTACTCTTGTATTAAAAGAATTGAATGGAAGATTTTTAAGAAAATTCGATACCTTAGAAAGTATTTTCCCTTGTTTTGTGGCAGATATCTATTTAGAAAAAAAGGAAGTTCTATATGCTTCTGCGGGACATCCCGATCAGGTCTTGCTTTCTCCTGACGGTAATTTCGAATTACTCCATAAAACAGGTCCTATACTAGGATTATTCGATGATCTAGAGATCGAATTCTCCACCTATAAGTTCCCTACAGGAAGCCGTTTATTACTTTTCTCTGATGGACTCATCGAGAACAGAAGAAAGGAAAATAGATGGAGCACTGTGGAAACAATTGCATCCAGAGCCTCCACACTTTCCAGCGTCAGCCTCCAAAAACTATTGGAAGAATTAGTAGTAATGGAAGAAAGATCCAGAGGAGACGAACAAAGATACGATGATATCACTATCATCGCGATCGAATCCAGAGAAACTCCCGAATATCCTGCATAA
- a CDS encoding MaoC family dehydratase, whose translation MSKIEFDKYEVGQELPPLKVDTITHAHLVRYAGASGDFNPIHNDPDFARKTGLDGTIAHGMFVMAQIGRLCTSWADQKQIKEFGVTFKAMTKPGQKLTCSGKIKRKKEENGEKLLTVAVEAADESGEVKASGELVVIC comes from the coding sequence ATGAGTAAGATTGAATTCGACAAGTACGAAGTAGGACAAGAGCTCCCTCCTTTAAAAGTGGATACTATTACGCACGCGCACCTAGTACGTTATGCGGGAGCGAGCGGTGACTTTAACCCGATCCATAACGATCCGGATTTCGCTCGTAAGACCGGATTGGACGGAACTATCGCTCATGGTATGTTCGTAATGGCTCAGATCGGAAGACTTTGTACTTCTTGGGCAGACCAAAAGCAGATCAAAGAATTCGGAGTCACTTTCAAAGCAATGACCAAGCCTGGACAAAAGTTAACTTGTTCCGGCAAGATCAAACGTAAAAAAGAAGAAAACGGAGAAAAACTTCTTACAGTAGCTGTAGAGGCTGCCGACGAATCAGGAGAAGTGAAAGCCTCCGGAGAATTAGTAGTAATCTGCTGA
- a CDS encoding FAS1-like dehydratase domain-containing protein, with translation MAEKGISKDLIGTKLDSYEFDVERGKIKEFCLAIGESNPIYFDLEAAKKAGYEDIPAPPTFPTVIQFWGYPKIWKDMENMGVDTSRILHLKEKYNYVKTLYPGKVSSQGECVNVTVGKMDTMTFRTTIRNAKGETVIEAEMSIFIRKPEQ, from the coding sequence ATGGCAGAAAAAGGCATTTCAAAAGACCTGATCGGCACAAAACTCGACTCCTACGAATTCGACGTAGAAAGAGGAAAGATAAAAGAGTTTTGTCTAGCGATCGGTGAAAGCAATCCGATATACTTCGATTTAGAAGCGGCAAAAAAAGCGGGATACGAGGACATTCCAGCTCCTCCTACATTTCCCACAGTGATCCAGTTTTGGGGATATCCTAAAATTTGGAAAGATATGGAGAACATGGGAGTCGATACTTCCAGGATCCTACATCTAAAAGAAAAATATAATTATGTTAAAACTCTTTATCCCGGTAAGGTTTCTTCTCAGGGAGAATGTGTTAACGTAACTGTCGGTAAAATGGATACAATGACTTTCCGCACCACTATTCGTAATGCGAAAGGTGAAACTGTGATCGAAGCAGAGATGTCCATTTTCATCCGTAAACCGGAACAGTGA
- a CDS encoding sulfatase: MISFGSKLSRILIPILLCNLLQDCRQIFPGSFSKEEETIIPVWDGLRSLKKSGSVCRGNSEEAVKKISYHYKKNPSRYSELPLNEKWRNTQLTILKDKQTLLNESRDSLLLFQNGGCDISSEFIIPGAKLYDLQNVILDFSTTALSSLGENVPSSGKLIVKLGNNVVFSEDVQSQGREWIDHKIKIPESISKSLEEDPSLVWNFEWAPKNQNDLLFVGQPALYASVADPKLWGPKENIILIVVDALRPDRLGFGGSPVPTSPYLDELASDSIVFENAYSNGNWTKPSMISFFTSKIASELGLGNAWFYSSNLHRKIFYSKKPETLPNHLRSKGYLTASLMNNVFLLDYTGVGVDLGFHKLFQPGKDKDDTELIHAESIKFLKENKNRRFFLHININTPHYPYLPEKKYMDILAKKTDPKIWNSYDPYVRKYMAEILYTDEVIGLILEEAKKTGAFDKSWIAIVADHGELQSMEHYYHHHFVAENLHAHGETHYDEEIKVPWIIHPPASAKSNIKKRTFPEQVSLLSLFPTLAGALGLPCDPNSCDGNDYSKAIYGEEGPQSEDFVYTEGRFSESIRTKEYKLIRRYPGYDFVRRTKEGEPHKMSEEFYSLASDPGELQNLSASNSILLTKARQELDSHSLKKNVFKLRLPECEKECTRKIEIGIQAGIYKIQSDTPFIENRLETKSASLTVKQAPGKESILSFYTVEPVFGFRLSISKDGKPEDYKSGKWGILSEASSKIYRDSPESVASAKLPYEFKTSKIPYFYNDAGLSGNSESSEQAALGKEVRKVLESWGYIHE, encoded by the coding sequence ATGATTTCTTTTGGTTCCAAACTTTCTAGGATATTGATCCCAATCCTGCTTTGTAATCTTTTGCAGGATTGTAGGCAAATTTTTCCCGGATCGTTTTCAAAAGAAGAAGAGACCATAATCCCTGTTTGGGACGGACTTCGTTCTCTAAAAAAATCTGGAAGTGTATGCAGAGGAAATTCGGAAGAAGCCGTTAAAAAGATCTCTTATCATTATAAAAAAAATCCATCCCGTTATTCGGAACTTCCTCTGAATGAAAAATGGAGAAACACTCAATTAACCATTCTAAAAGATAAACAAACTCTTTTAAACGAATCCAGAGATAGTTTACTCTTATTCCAAAATGGAGGCTGCGATATTTCCTCCGAGTTTATTATTCCTGGAGCAAAACTTTACGATCTACAAAATGTCATTCTGGATTTTTCCACAACTGCACTTTCTTCTTTAGGGGAGAATGTTCCAAGTTCCGGAAAACTGATCGTGAAATTAGGAAATAATGTCGTATTCTCCGAAGATGTACAAAGCCAAGGGAGAGAATGGATCGATCATAAGATCAAGATCCCGGAATCCATTTCCAAATCTTTGGAAGAGGATCCTTCTCTTGTTTGGAATTTTGAATGGGCTCCTAAAAATCAGAACGATCTTTTATTTGTAGGACAGCCTGCATTATATGCTTCAGTAGCCGACCCAAAACTTTGGGGACCTAAAGAAAACATAATATTGATCGTGGTGGATGCACTTAGGCCGGATCGTTTAGGATTCGGCGGTTCACCTGTTCCTACCAGTCCTTATTTGGACGAACTCGCTTCCGACTCTATCGTTTTTGAGAATGCTTACTCTAACGGGAATTGGACCAAGCCGAGTATGATCTCCTTTTTTACTTCTAAGATCGCATCCGAATTGGGTCTCGGAAATGCTTGGTTCTATTCCAGCAATCTTCATAGAAAAATATTCTATTCTAAAAAGCCGGAAACTCTTCCGAACCATCTCAGATCCAAAGGTTATTTAACTGCAAGCCTAATGAATAATGTCTTTCTCCTGGATTATACTGGAGTGGGAGTCGATCTAGGATTTCATAAATTATTCCAACCAGGAAAAGACAAAGACGATACCGAGCTGATACATGCAGAATCCATAAAGTTCCTGAAAGAGAATAAAAACAGAAGATTTTTTCTCCATATTAATATCAACACTCCTCATTATCCTTATCTTCCTGAAAAAAAGTATATGGATATCTTAGCGAAGAAGACGGATCCTAAGATCTGGAATAGTTACGATCCTTATGTAAGAAAGTATATGGCAGAGATCTTATATACGGACGAAGTTATAGGATTAATTTTAGAAGAAGCTAAAAAGACAGGTGCATTCGATAAATCCTGGATCGCAATAGTCGCAGATCATGGAGAATTACAATCCATGGAACATTATTATCATCATCATTTTGTGGCTGAAAATCTTCATGCTCACGGAGAAACACATTACGACGAGGAGATCAAGGTTCCTTGGATCATCCATCCTCCTGCATCAGCAAAATCGAATATTAAAAAAAGAACTTTCCCCGAACAAGTCTCCCTGCTTTCTCTTTTTCCCACTTTAGCCGGAGCATTGGGCTTACCTTGTGATCCGAATTCCTGCGATGGAAATGATTATTCCAAAGCGATCTATGGAGAAGAAGGTCCGCAATCCGAGGACTTTGTATATACCGAAGGAAGATTTTCGGAATCCATTCGGACCAAAGAATACAAACTCATCCGTAGATATCCAGGTTATGATTTTGTAAGAAGGACCAAAGAAGGAGAACCTCATAAAATGTCCGAGGAATTCTATTCCTTGGCTTCAGACCCCGGAGAATTACAAAATCTTTCTGCGAGTAACTCTATACTTCTAACAAAGGCGAGACAGGAATTAGATTCTCATAGTTTAAAGAAAAATGTTTTCAAACTCAGATTGCCTGAATGCGAAAAAGAATGTACTCGTAAGATTGAGATCGGGATCCAAGCTGGAATTTATAAAATACAATCCGATACTCCATTTATTGAAAATAGATTAGAAACAAAGTCCGCTTCTCTCACTGTAAAACAAGCACCAGGCAAAGAAAGTATCCTCTCCTTCTACACAGTAGAACCTGTTTTCGGATTTCGTTTGTCCATTTCCAAGGATGGAAAACCGGAAGATTATAAATCCGGAAAATGGGGAATTCTATCGGAAGCGAGTTCTAAAATTTACAGAGATTCTCCCGAATCAGTTGCTTCTGCAAAACTTCCTTACGAATTCAAAACTTCTAAAATACCTTATTTTTATAACGATGCCGGTCTTTCGGGAAATTCAGAATCTTCGGAGCAGGCAGCGCTAGGAAAAGAAGTCAGAAAAGTATTAGAAAGCTGGGGTTATATCCACGAATAG
- a CDS encoding OmpA family protein, whose protein sequence is MAFRGLLIFFFLIPSYIFSETPILFRWKMRSGDDLELNEYHRVKARQGLRVINREDKNRILLKATSCKKEGCDFSAIFDTYIKFPELDPAFYKDKTFKSKFNISELGQYTVPPEYSMPNLRSLPSFSAKEVTVGEEWTKPASESFQFPAARIEIPVQAKYIYQGKGNWEYAGKKGNADLIEYNYNLMKESEPIAQNIPYKIYGFAKGKVFFDSEQGIPQYKYVQLAYTFVFPNGVAQEMSFEIHGVYSKQNSVTENDKDKIAEEVKRILGPFPEGTTYPKKKPTGKKSNGLEWPEWEGNPEEEVPERAPVEIRKSNEGVVLSLDNLLFDYNKSELKPEAKKVLERIADVLKKYPDREIRIGGHTDDKGSQEYNLKLSQDRALSVLQELRDSHGIEETRMSYRGYGKSQPVTENSTELGRAKNRRVDITIVLE, encoded by the coding sequence ATGGCATTCAGAGGGCTCCTCATCTTCTTCTTCTTAATTCCCTCTTATATATTTTCCGAAACTCCAATACTGTTCCGATGGAAAATGAGATCCGGAGACGATCTGGAATTGAATGAATACCATAGAGTAAAGGCCAGGCAAGGCCTTAGAGTTATCAATAGAGAAGATAAAAATCGAATTTTGTTAAAGGCGACTAGCTGCAAAAAGGAAGGTTGCGATTTTTCAGCAATATTCGATACATATATTAAATTTCCTGAATTAGATCCTGCATTCTATAAAGACAAAACTTTTAAGAGTAAATTTAACATTTCTGAATTGGGCCAATATACGGTTCCTCCCGAATACAGTATGCCCAATCTAAGATCGCTGCCTAGTTTCTCCGCGAAAGAAGTAACTGTGGGAGAAGAGTGGACCAAACCCGCTTCTGAAAGTTTTCAGTTCCCTGCAGCCAGAATAGAGATCCCGGTCCAGGCAAAGTATATTTACCAAGGTAAGGGAAACTGGGAATATGCAGGCAAAAAGGGGAATGCTGACCTAATCGAATATAATTATAACTTAATGAAAGAATCGGAGCCGATCGCTCAGAATATACCCTACAAAATTTACGGTTTTGCAAAAGGAAAAGTATTCTTCGATTCCGAGCAAGGTATTCCTCAATACAAATATGTCCAACTTGCTTACACATTCGTATTCCCGAACGGGGTCGCACAAGAAATGTCTTTCGAGATCCACGGAGTGTATTCTAAACAAAATTCCGTTACCGAAAACGATAAAGATAAGATAGCAGAAGAAGTCAAAAGGATCTTAGGTCCGTTCCCGGAGGGAACTACTTACCCTAAAAAGAAACCGACCGGCAAAAAGAGCAATGGATTGGAATGGCCTGAATGGGAAGGAAATCCGGAAGAAGAAGTTCCGGAACGCGCACCTGTCGAGATCAGAAAATCGAATGAAGGTGTTGTACTTTCCTTAGATAATCTTCTTTTCGATTATAATAAATCAGAATTAAAACCGGAAGCCAAAAAGGTTTTAGAAAGAATTGCGGACGTTCTGAAAAAATATCCTGACAGAGAAATTCGGATCGGCGGACATACTGACGATAAAGGAAGCCAAGAATATAATCTCAAACTTTCCCAGGACAGGGCATTATCGGTTCTGCAAGAGTTAAGGGATTCTCATGGAATAGAAGAAACTAGAATGTCTTATAGAGGTTACGGAAAATCTCAACCTGTAACTGAAAATTCCACGGAATTAGGCAGGGCGAAAAACCGAAGAGTGGATATCACCATCGTTTTAGAATAA
- a CDS encoding helix-turn-helix domain-containing protein, translating to MLLSVACLLRPEKSAGLKILSLLSFCVSIQFLYVYFLLKGIYFEPSFLNHLHIPFAWFLGPGMYSLYSVTVREEKFTAFERSFYLPGILLLILFPVLYLVLPQIFESRPVDYFEKGSTSWSDILLLGAYSANLVFYSSIVWQTRAAFRLERLKKDAGARILLFVIIGSGSVTSILVISYLIRDIHLLFISVLSTVIYAVAGYLAQIYAPEVFSEMGPSMRDAYRNSRLEGVDTSDLENRLESLMSKEKLYLQEDLSLSTLANQLDIKPYQLSEFLNQRKGTNFAKFVNGFRVAEAVRILQKEEGANILSVAYRSGFNSKATFNLAFKSIQGVSPREYLRKSKVS from the coding sequence ATGCTTCTATCTGTGGCATGCCTGCTCCGACCGGAGAAATCTGCCGGTTTAAAGATCTTATCTTTATTATCATTTTGTGTTTCTATCCAGTTCTTATATGTTTATTTTCTTTTGAAGGGGATTTATTTCGAACCTTCGTTTTTAAATCATCTTCATATTCCATTCGCATGGTTTTTAGGACCCGGAATGTACAGTTTGTATTCTGTTACGGTTCGAGAGGAGAAGTTCACAGCATTCGAAAGGAGTTTTTATCTTCCAGGAATACTTCTTCTTATCTTGTTCCCTGTACTCTATTTAGTTTTGCCTCAAATCTTTGAGAGCAGACCTGTAGATTATTTCGAAAAGGGCTCCACCAGTTGGTCGGATATCCTGCTGTTAGGCGCCTATTCCGCGAATTTGGTATTTTATTCTTCTATCGTTTGGCAGACAAGAGCCGCTTTCAGATTGGAAAGACTGAAAAAAGATGCGGGTGCGAGGATACTTCTGTTCGTTATAATCGGAAGCGGAAGTGTAACTTCTATCCTTGTTATCTCTTATTTGATCAGAGATATTCATTTATTATTCATTTCCGTTCTAAGCACGGTCATCTACGCGGTCGCAGGTTATCTGGCACAAATTTATGCGCCTGAAGTTTTCAGCGAGATGGGACCTTCTATGAGAGATGCATATCGTAACTCCAGATTAGAAGGTGTGGACACATCCGATCTGGAAAATCGTTTAGAAAGTTTGATGTCAAAAGAAAAATTATACCTGCAGGAAGATCTTTCCCTTTCCACACTCGCTAATCAGTTAGACATCAAACCATATCAACTTTCAGAATTTCTAAACCAAAGAAAAGGAACTAACTTTGCAAAGTTCGTGAACGGTTTCAGAGTAGCGGAAGCAGTTCGTATATTACAAAAAGAAGAAGGAGCCAATATTCTCTCCGTCGCTTACAGATCCGGCTTCAATTCAAAGGCGACTTTCAATCTTGCATTCAAATCTATACAAGGCGTTTCTCCTAGAGAGTATCTTAGAAAATCTAAAGTCTCTTAA